In one Nocardioides sp. NBC_00368 genomic region, the following are encoded:
- a CDS encoding TOBE domain-containing protein — MTSYRIAEAADLLGVSDDTVRRWVDAGRIAASTENGRAVIDGIVLAELASELADAPNPDRAKAVSARNRMLGIVTKTTLDTVMAQVEMVCGPYRIVSLMSAEAAVELGLEPGVSAVASIKSTNVVVERP; from the coding sequence GTGACCTCGTACCGCATCGCCGAAGCCGCCGATCTTCTCGGCGTCAGCGACGACACCGTTCGCCGCTGGGTGGATGCGGGACGGATCGCGGCGAGCACCGAGAACGGCCGTGCGGTCATCGACGGGATCGTCCTGGCCGAGCTGGCCTCGGAGCTGGCCGACGCACCCAACCCGGACAGGGCGAAGGCGGTCAGCGCCCGCAACCGGATGCTCGGGATCGTCACCAAGACGACCTTGGACACCGTGATGGCCCAGGTGGAGATGGTGTGCGGGCCCTACCGGATCGTCTCGCTGATGAGCGCCGAGGCCGCCGTCGAGCTCGGCCTCGAACCCGGAGTCAGCGCCGTCGCGTCCATCAAGTCGACCAACGTCGTCGTGGAGCGCCCATGA
- the modA gene encoding molybdate ABC transporter substrate-binding protein, producing MIKQPAIAVGIAVAAILALAGCGSASGQADEQELTVFAAASLTDTFTQLAEEFEKEHPEVKVTTSFGGSSDLVAQIEDGAPADVFASADVKNMDKLGDLATAPEDFASNTLEIATPSGNPAKITGFQDLAEPGTKVVVCAAEVPCGSATAEMEKKTGVDIEPVSEEQSVSDVLAKVTSGDADAGLVYVTDVAAAGDTVTGVEFEEADQVVNTYPISALDGADDADLAQEFVDLVLSETGQKVLSDAGFGQP from the coding sequence ATGATCAAGCAGCCTGCCATCGCCGTCGGCATCGCCGTCGCAGCCATCCTCGCGCTCGCCGGCTGCGGCAGTGCGAGCGGACAGGCCGACGAGCAGGAGCTGACGGTGTTCGCGGCGGCCTCGCTGACCGACACGTTCACCCAGCTGGCGGAGGAGTTCGAGAAGGAGCACCCCGAGGTGAAGGTGACCACGAGCTTCGGCGGCTCCTCGGACCTCGTCGCCCAGATCGAGGACGGCGCCCCGGCCGATGTCTTCGCCTCGGCCGATGTCAAGAACATGGACAAGCTCGGCGACCTGGCCACCGCCCCGGAGGACTTCGCCTCCAACACCCTGGAGATCGCCACGCCGTCGGGCAACCCGGCGAAGATCACCGGCTTCCAGGACCTCGCCGAGCCCGGCACCAAGGTCGTCGTCTGCGCGGCCGAGGTCCCGTGCGGCAGCGCGACGGCTGAGATGGAGAAGAAGACGGGCGTCGACATCGAACCGGTCAGCGAGGAGCAGTCGGTCAGCGACGTACTCGCCAAGGTCACCTCCGGGGACGCCGACGCCGGGCTGGTCTACGTCACCGACGTGGCCGCCGCCGGCGACACGGTCACGGGCGTCGAGTTCGAGGAGGCCGACCAGGTCGTGAACACCTACCCGATCAGCGCCCTCGACGGCGCCGACGACGCCGACCTGGCCCAGGAGTTCGTCGACCTGGTGCTGAGCGAGACCGGGCAGAAGGTGCTGAGCGATGCCGGCTTCGGCCAGCCCTGA
- a CDS encoding ABC transporter permease, translating to MPGWLWLPAALAAAFIIVPLAAIVLRVDLASFPALITSPSALEALWLSLRTAVASTVLCILLGVPLSTVLARTRFRGQGLVRSLVLLPLVLPPVVSGLALLYTFGRRGLLGQSLDVVGLQIPFTTLAVVMAQTFVALPFLVISLEGALRTSGTRYEAVAATLGARPTTVFRRVTLPLVAPGLLSGSVLAFARCLGEFGATITFAGNLPGVTSTMPLQVYLLRVDDPDAAVALSLVLVVVAVAVIGFARHGRAL from the coding sequence ATGCCAGGCTGGCTGTGGCTGCCGGCGGCCCTCGCGGCGGCGTTCATCATCGTCCCGCTGGCCGCGATCGTGCTCCGCGTCGACCTCGCGAGCTTCCCGGCACTGATCACCTCGCCCTCCGCGCTGGAGGCGCTCTGGCTCAGCCTGCGCACCGCGGTGGCCAGCACCGTGCTGTGCATCCTCCTCGGCGTACCTCTCTCCACGGTCCTGGCCCGCACCCGGTTCCGGGGCCAGGGGCTGGTGCGCTCGCTGGTGCTCCTTCCCCTCGTGCTGCCGCCGGTCGTCAGCGGACTGGCGCTGCTCTACACCTTCGGCCGCCGCGGGCTGCTGGGTCAGTCGCTGGACGTGGTCGGCCTCCAGATCCCGTTCACCACGCTCGCCGTGGTGATGGCGCAGACGTTCGTCGCCCTGCCGTTCCTGGTGATCAGCCTCGAGGGTGCGCTGCGCACCAGCGGCACCCGCTACGAGGCGGTCGCGGCCACGCTCGGCGCCCGCCCGACCACCGTCTTCCGGCGCGTCACCCTCCCTCTGGTCGCGCCTGGCCTGCTCTCCGGCTCGGTCCTCGCCTTCGCCCGCTGCCTGGGCGAGTTCGGCGCGACGATCACCTTCGCCGGCAACCTCCCCGGGGTCACCAGCACGATGCCGCTGCAGGTCTACCTGCTCCGCGTCGACGACCCCGACGCGGCCGTCGCGCTCTCGCTGGTGCTGGTCGTCGTCGCGGTCGCCGTGATCGGCTTCGCCCGCCACGGGAGGGCCCTATGA
- a CDS encoding sulfate/molybdate ABC transporter ATP-binding protein translates to MSSLHLRAVIAQRGIDVTLDVAAGETVALTGPNGAGKSSLLGVISGLLRPDEGEVRLGDRILDTTPPHARGIALLAQDPLLFPHLSVLANVAFAPRARGVHRRQANELATRHLTEVGAETLAGRRPTEISGGQAQRVAVARALAADPELLLLDEPMASLDVDVRPALRQTLRTALEGRTAIIVTHDAADARALADRVVVIEHGRIVEDGPTEQVLNDPQTPFAVRLVSGSIK, encoded by the coding sequence ATGAGCTCGCTTCATCTGCGGGCCGTGATCGCCCAGCGCGGCATCGACGTCACCCTCGACGTGGCCGCCGGCGAGACGGTGGCGCTCACCGGCCCCAACGGCGCCGGCAAGTCGAGCCTGCTCGGGGTGATCTCCGGTCTCCTCCGTCCCGACGAGGGAGAGGTACGCCTCGGCGACCGCATCCTCGACACCACTCCCCCGCACGCCCGCGGGATCGCGCTCCTCGCCCAGGACCCGCTGCTCTTCCCGCACCTGTCCGTGCTGGCCAACGTCGCCTTCGCCCCCCGGGCCCGCGGCGTACACCGCCGCCAGGCCAACGAGCTCGCCACCCGCCACCTCACCGAGGTCGGCGCCGAGACGCTCGCCGGGCGGCGGCCCACGGAGATCTCCGGCGGCCAGGCCCAGCGGGTGGCGGTGGCCAGGGCCCTGGCCGCGGACCCCGAGCTGCTGCTGCTCGACGAGCCGATGGCCTCGCTCGACGTCGATGTACGCCCCGCGCTGCGGCAGACGCTGCGTACCGCTCTCGAAGGCAGGACCGCCATCATCGTCACCCACGACGCCGCCGACGCCCGAGCGCTCGCCGACCGGGTGGTGGTGATCGAGCACGGTCGCATCGTCGAGGACGGCCCGACCGAGCAGGTCCTGAACGACCCGCAGACACCCTTCGCTGTGAGACTTGTCTCTGGATCGATCAAGTGA
- the glpX gene encoding class II fructose-bisphosphatase yields the protein MNDTQPLGVAPTAPDRNLALELVRVTEAAAMAAARWVGRGDKNGADGVAVNAMRTMISTVAMNGTVVIGEGEKDNAPMLFNGEQVGDGTGPECDVAVDPIDGTTLTAKGMSNAVAVMAVAPRGSMYDPSAVFYMEKLVTGPEAADVVDIRLPVAENIAAVAKAKDTTTSDITVIVLDRPRHDKLVEEIRETGARIKFIVDGDVAGAISAARAGSGADLLMGIGGTPEGIVAACAMKALGGTIQGRLWPKDDEERQRALDAGHNLDPDFVLHTDDLVTGDDCFFVATGITDGDLMRGVQYLPHGAVVTDSLVMRSRSGTIRKVTSEHQLAKLKAYSAIEF from the coding sequence ATGAACGACACCCAGCCGCTCGGCGTCGCCCCCACCGCCCCTGACCGCAACCTGGCCCTGGAGCTGGTGCGCGTGACCGAGGCAGCGGCGATGGCCGCCGCCCGCTGGGTGGGTCGTGGCGACAAGAACGGCGCCGACGGTGTCGCGGTCAACGCGATGCGCACGATGATCTCCACGGTCGCCATGAACGGCACCGTCGTGATCGGCGAGGGCGAGAAGGACAACGCCCCGATGCTCTTCAACGGCGAGCAGGTCGGCGACGGCACCGGACCCGAGTGCGACGTCGCGGTCGACCCGATCGACGGCACCACCCTGACCGCCAAGGGCATGAGCAACGCCGTCGCGGTGATGGCGGTCGCCCCGCGCGGCAGCATGTACGACCCCAGCGCTGTCTTCTACATGGAGAAGCTGGTCACCGGACCGGAGGCCGCCGACGTCGTCGACATCCGCCTGCCGGTCGCCGAGAACATCGCCGCGGTGGCCAAGGCCAAGGACACCACGACCTCCGACATCACCGTGATCGTGCTCGACCGGCCTCGTCACGACAAGCTGGTCGAGGAGATCCGCGAGACCGGCGCCCGGATCAAGTTCATCGTCGACGGTGACGTGGCCGGCGCGATCTCGGCGGCCCGCGCCGGCTCCGGCGCCGACCTGCTGATGGGCATCGGCGGCACTCCCGAGGGGATCGTCGCCGCCTGCGCGATGAAGGCGCTGGGCGGCACCATCCAGGGCCGGCTGTGGCCGAAGGACGACGAGGAGCGCCAGCGCGCCCTCGACGCCGGCCACAACCTCGACCCCGACTTCGTGCTCCACACCGACGACCTGGTCACCGGCGACGACTGCTTCTTCGTCGCCACCGGCATCACCGACGGCGACCTGATGCGGGGCGTGCAGTACCTCCCCCACGGCGCCGTCGTGACCGACTCGCTGGTGATGCGCAGCCGCTCCGGCACCATCCGCAAGGTCACCTCCGAGCACCAGCTCGCCAAGCTCAAGGCCTACAGCGCGATCGAGTTCTAG
- a CDS encoding alpha/beta fold hydrolase: MTTAEPTESTAFLPGGVELAYDTFGDPGADPLLLIMGLGGPMTWWDVRLCQQLSEAGFYVIRYDNRDVGHSSPHPSDERITLARLARAFVGLPTQSPYALTDLADDAAALLTHLDIDSAHVWGVSMGGMIAQTLAIRHPERVRSVCSTMSTTGRRGVGFQHPTLLPALVIKKPGLEGYIERQIKGGVQIGSPAYPEPEDEVRRRAIDTWNRGVNAAAVARQMLAILTQPDRTEDLGRIKVPFSVIHGLTDKMVHVSGGRATAAAVPGAEITLIKGMGHDLPQGLWPTFIKIVRRTADRAADRTLTA; the protein is encoded by the coding sequence ATGACCACCGCCGAGCCGACAGAGTCCACCGCCTTCCTCCCCGGAGGAGTCGAGCTTGCGTACGACACGTTCGGTGATCCCGGCGCCGACCCGCTGCTGCTGATCATGGGCCTCGGCGGCCCGATGACCTGGTGGGACGTACGGCTGTGCCAGCAGCTGTCCGAGGCCGGGTTCTACGTGATCCGCTACGACAACCGCGACGTCGGCCACTCCTCGCCGCATCCGAGCGACGAGCGGATCACGCTCGCCAGGCTGGCCCGGGCGTTCGTGGGGCTGCCGACCCAGTCGCCGTACGCCCTGACCGACCTCGCCGACGACGCGGCCGCGCTGCTGACCCACCTCGACATCGACTCCGCCCACGTGTGGGGCGTGTCGATGGGCGGGATGATCGCCCAGACCCTCGCCATCCGCCACCCCGAAAGGGTGCGCTCGGTCTGCTCGACGATGTCCACGACCGGCCGTCGTGGTGTCGGCTTCCAGCACCCGACCCTGCTGCCCGCGCTGGTCATCAAGAAGCCCGGCCTGGAGGGCTACATCGAGCGCCAGATCAAGGGTGGCGTCCAGATCGGCTCGCCTGCCTACCCCGAGCCCGAGGACGAGGTGCGCCGGCGCGCGATCGACACCTGGAACCGCGGCGTGAACGCCGCGGCCGTCGCCCGGCAGATGCTCGCCATCCTCACCCAGCCCGACCGCACCGAGGACCTCGGCCGGATCAAGGTCCCGTTCAGCGTGATCCACGGCCTGACCGACAAGATGGTCCATGTCTCCGGCGGCCGGGCGACCGCCGCGGCCGTCCCCGGCGCCGAGATCACCCTGATCAAGGGCATGGGCCACGACCTCCCTCAAGGCCTGTGGCCGACGTTCATCAAGATCGTCCGCCGCACCGCCGACCGGGCCGCCGACCGCACGCTCACCGCCTAG
- a CDS encoding cytochrome c oxidase assembly protein, whose translation MHDHGSLPALGWSEFLTTWSLQPGWLLAVVILGAGYLTLRNAAGAASTVKGWRVASFLTGLGLMYVVVASAINGYAMALAWMHMVLHLTLIMVVPTLLVLGHPLTVIAETGPRAERAMRSLPVTILVHPATGMLLYSLVIIGTHLSGFMDSMAQSTPLMVGEQIAYVVAGFLFLTGAIGEEKVRPDLPYLGRISLLVLGMVPDTIVGIVMLQTERNLYPVYSAARPDWALDAVRDIQTAGGLMWAAGDAGMMFLAIGLVIAVVSSPERRTKMTGRFLDGVRSARLAEESARGTTEGPAEPGSVDPDSDEALDAYNAMLARMNQQ comes from the coding sequence ATGCACGACCACGGCTCCCTGCCCGCGCTCGGCTGGTCCGAGTTCCTCACCACCTGGAGTCTCCAGCCCGGCTGGCTGCTCGCCGTGGTCATCCTCGGCGCGGGCTACCTCACGCTCCGCAACGCCGCCGGAGCGGCGTCGACGGTCAAGGGCTGGCGGGTGGCGTCGTTCCTGACCGGCCTCGGCCTGATGTACGTCGTGGTCGCCTCGGCCATCAACGGCTATGCGATGGCGCTGGCCTGGATGCACATGGTGCTCCACCTGACGCTGATCATGGTCGTACCCACGCTCCTCGTCCTCGGGCACCCGCTCACCGTCATCGCCGAGACCGGGCCGCGCGCCGAGCGGGCGATGCGCTCGCTCCCGGTCACCATCCTGGTCCACCCGGCCACCGGCATGCTGCTCTACTCGCTGGTCATCATCGGCACCCACCTGTCCGGCTTCATGGACTCGATGGCGCAGAGCACACCGCTGATGGTCGGCGAGCAGATCGCCTACGTCGTCGCCGGCTTCCTCTTCCTCACCGGCGCGATCGGCGAGGAGAAGGTACGCCCCGACCTGCCCTACCTGGGCCGGATCTCGCTGCTCGTGCTCGGGATGGTGCCCGACACCATCGTCGGCATCGTGATGCTGCAGACCGAGCGCAACCTCTACCCGGTCTACTCCGCGGCCCGCCCCGACTGGGCGCTGGACGCGGTCCGCGACATCCAGACCGCCGGCGGCCTGATGTGGGCCGCGGGCGACGCCGGGATGATGTTCCTCGCCATCGGCCTGGTCATCGCCGTCGTCTCCTCACCCGAGCGCCGCACCAAGATGACCGGCCGCTTCCTCGACGGCGTACGCAGCGCCCGGCTCGCCGAGGAGAGCGCCCGGGGCACGACCGAGGGCCCCGCCGAGCCGGGATCCGTGGATCCCGACAGCGACGAGGCCCTCGATGCCTACAACGCGATGCTGGCCAGAATGAACCAACAGTGA
- a CDS encoding ABC transporter ATP-binding protein has translation MATVSFEKAQRWYAGAAEPAVKGIDLEIKDGEFMVLVGPSGCGKTTTLRMLAGLEEVNSGAIKIGDRDVTNVAPKDRDIAMVFQNYALYPHMSVAENMAFSLKMAKVPKAERDKLVAEAAKTLGLTDYLDRKPKALSGGQRQRVAMGRAIVRQPQVFCMDEPLSNLDAKMRVQTRTDIAKLQAELGITTVYVTHDQVEAMTMGDRVAVMSNGELQQVDTPLNLYRKPVNLFVAGFIGSPQMNLIKATAADGGGAKIGEYVVPVGTTDMPTQITVGVRPESFRVIGEGEGGLPVQVTVVEELGSDSYVYGTSDVEGVPSTLIVRVSSKDHVSKGDTIYVTTDPEDVHVFDTESGLRVN, from the coding sequence ATGGCAACAGTCAGTTTTGAGAAGGCGCAGCGTTGGTACGCCGGCGCCGCCGAGCCCGCGGTCAAGGGCATCGACCTGGAGATCAAGGACGGCGAGTTCATGGTGCTCGTCGGCCCGTCCGGATGCGGTAAGACCACCACCCTGCGCATGCTCGCCGGGCTGGAGGAGGTCAACTCGGGCGCCATCAAGATCGGCGACCGCGACGTCACCAACGTCGCCCCCAAGGACCGCGACATCGCGATGGTCTTCCAGAACTACGCGCTCTACCCGCACATGAGCGTCGCCGAGAACATGGCGTTCTCGCTGAAGATGGCCAAGGTTCCGAAGGCCGAGCGTGACAAGCTCGTCGCCGAGGCGGCCAAGACCCTGGGTCTGACCGACTACCTCGACCGCAAGCCGAAGGCGCTCTCCGGCGGTCAGCGCCAGCGTGTGGCCATGGGCCGTGCGATCGTCCGCCAGCCGCAGGTCTTCTGCATGGACGAGCCGCTGTCGAACCTCGACGCCAAGATGCGCGTCCAGACCCGCACCGACATCGCCAAGCTCCAGGCCGAGCTCGGCATCACCACCGTCTACGTCACCCACGACCAGGTCGAGGCGATGACGATGGGCGACCGCGTCGCGGTGATGAGCAACGGTGAGCTGCAGCAGGTCGACACCCCGCTCAACCTCTACCGCAAGCCGGTCAACCTCTTCGTCGCCGGCTTCATCGGTTCGCCGCAGATGAACCTCATCAAGGCCACCGCTGCCGACGGCGGCGGCGCCAAGATCGGGGAGTACGTCGTCCCCGTAGGCACCACCGACATGCCCACGCAGATCACCGTCGGCGTGCGTCCGGAGAGCTTCCGGGTCATCGGCGAGGGCGAGGGCGGGCTGCCGGTCCAGGTGACCGTCGTCGAGGAGCTCGGCTCCGACTCCTACGTCTACGGCACCAGCGACGTCGAGGGTGTCCCGTCCACCCTGATCGTCCGGGTCTCCTCCAAGGACCACGTCAGCAAGGGCGACACGATCTACGTCACCACCGACCCCGAGGACGTCCACGTCTTCGACACCGAGTCGGGCCTGCGCGTCAATTGA
- the eat gene encoding ethanolamine permease, whose amino-acid sequence MSASDPSGAHARGVDEHLESAAYLQRRQLRSGSAGWLLLAGLGVGYVISGDYSGWNFGLAQGGFGGLAIASVVIAGMYLALVLGMAELSSALPAAGGGYTFARRALGAWGGFATGTAILIEYSIAPAAIATFIGAYVESLGLFGITNGWWIYLAAYALFIGIHLAGVGEALKVMFVITAVALVGLVVFAAAAVAHFDLANLTDIAPTDAVGASAFLPHGYLGIWAAIPFAIWFFLAVEGVPLAAEETADPERNVPRGIIAAIGVLLVTCVVVLVLTTGAGGAAQMSDSGNPLVEALGDGFSAKLVNYIGLAGLIASFFSIIYAYSRQLFALSRAGYLPTVLSVTNSRKAPMLALVIPGIIGFVLSLTGQGALLLNMAVFGAALSYVLMMVSHIVLRVREPKMPRPYRTPGGAVTTGFALVIAVMAVIATFLVDPVAAGWCMVVFAGFMLYFAVYSRHHLVANSPDEEFAVLAQAESDLK is encoded by the coding sequence ATGTCAGCAAGCGACCCGTCAGGAGCGCACGCACGAGGCGTCGACGAGCATCTGGAGTCAGCGGCGTACCTGCAGCGGCGCCAGCTGCGATCGGGCAGCGCCGGGTGGCTGCTCCTGGCCGGCCTCGGGGTCGGCTACGTGATATCCGGTGACTACTCCGGGTGGAACTTCGGCCTGGCGCAGGGCGGCTTCGGCGGCCTGGCGATCGCGTCCGTCGTGATCGCCGGCATGTACCTGGCGCTGGTGCTCGGCATGGCCGAGCTGTCCTCGGCGCTCCCGGCCGCGGGCGGCGGCTACACCTTCGCCCGCCGTGCGCTGGGCGCCTGGGGCGGTTTCGCCACCGGGACGGCGATCCTCATCGAGTACTCGATCGCGCCTGCCGCCATCGCGACCTTCATCGGCGCCTACGTCGAGTCCCTCGGCCTGTTCGGCATCACCAACGGCTGGTGGATCTACCTCGCGGCGTACGCGCTGTTCATCGGGATCCACCTGGCGGGCGTGGGTGAGGCGCTGAAGGTGATGTTCGTGATCACCGCCGTCGCGCTCGTCGGCCTGGTGGTGTTCGCGGCCGCTGCGGTCGCCCACTTCGACCTGGCCAACCTGACCGACATCGCGCCGACCGACGCCGTCGGCGCCTCGGCGTTCCTGCCTCACGGATACCTCGGCATCTGGGCGGCCATCCCGTTCGCGATCTGGTTCTTCCTCGCGGTCGAGGGCGTGCCGCTGGCCGCCGAGGAGACCGCTGACCCGGAGCGCAACGTGCCGCGGGGCATCATCGCGGCGATCGGGGTGCTGCTGGTGACCTGCGTGGTGGTGCTGGTGCTGACGACCGGTGCCGGCGGCGCCGCGCAGATGTCGGACTCCGGCAACCCCCTGGTCGAGGCGCTCGGGGACGGCTTCTCGGCCAAGCTCGTCAACTACATCGGTCTGGCGGGCCTGATCGCGAGCTTCTTCTCGATCATCTACGCCTACTCGCGCCAGCTGTTCGCGCTGTCTCGGGCCGGTTACCTGCCCACCGTCCTCTCCGTGACCAACTCCCGCAAGGCTCCGATGCTGGCGCTCGTCATCCCCGGCATCATCGGGTTCGTCCTGTCGCTGACCGGACAAGGAGCGCTGCTGCTCAACATGGCCGTCTTCGGAGCCGCGCTGAGCTACGTTCTGATGATGGTCAGCCACATCGTCCTACGGGTGCGCGAACCGAAGATGCCGCGACCGTACCGCACTCCTGGCGGCGCGGTCACCACCGGCTTCGCGCTGGTCATCGCCGTGATGGCCGTGATCGCCACGTTCCTGGTGGACCCTGTCGCCGCGGGTTGGTGCATGGTCGTGTTCGCTGGGTTCATGCTCTACTTCGCCGTCTACAGCCGGCACCACCTGGTGGCGAACTCACCCGACGAGGAGTTCGCGGTGCTCGCCCAGGCCGAGAGCGACCTGAAGTGA
- a CDS encoding ethanolamine ammonia-lyase subunit EutB, with product MIYRQQVSGVTYTFDGLVEVMAKATPLRSGDQLAGCAAESDGERAAASWVLADLPLEIFLNEEIVPYDTDEVTRLIIDGHDRGAFSAISHLTVGGLRDWLMEMAAHDHGAEHLAAVAPGLTPEMVAAVSKIMRNQDLIAVSAAVQVTSAFRTTIGGHGTLATRLQPNHPTDDPRGIAAAVLDGLLLGCGDAVIGINPATDSPQATADLLHLLDSIRTRYDIPAQSCVLSHITTTLGLVEAGAPVDLVFQSIAGTEGANAAFGVNLQLLREGNEAVRSLDRGTVGDNVMYLETGQGSALSSGAHLGVGGAPVDQQTLETRAYAVARDLRPLLINTVVGFIGPEYLYDGKQIIRAGLEDHFCGKLLGLPMGVDVCYTNHAEADQNDMDSLLTLLAAARVPFVIAVPGADDVMLGYQSLSFHDVLTTRRTLGVRPAPEFDAWLRRVGIVDDAGRLAPFDPESSPLRSLASAVAP from the coding sequence GTGATCTACCGGCAGCAGGTCTCCGGCGTGACCTACACCTTCGACGGGCTCGTCGAGGTGATGGCCAAGGCGACGCCGCTTCGCTCGGGCGACCAGCTGGCCGGCTGTGCCGCCGAGAGCGACGGCGAACGTGCGGCCGCCAGCTGGGTGCTCGCCGACCTGCCGCTGGAGATCTTCCTCAACGAGGAGATCGTCCCGTACGACACCGACGAGGTCACGCGGTTGATCATCGACGGCCATGACCGCGGCGCGTTCTCGGCGATCTCCCACCTGACGGTCGGCGGGCTGCGGGACTGGCTGATGGAGATGGCCGCGCACGATCACGGTGCCGAGCACCTGGCCGCCGTCGCCCCGGGACTGACCCCGGAGATGGTGGCGGCGGTCAGCAAGATCATGCGCAACCAGGATCTGATCGCCGTCTCCGCCGCCGTGCAGGTGACGTCGGCGTTCCGGACCACCATCGGCGGCCACGGAACCCTGGCCACGCGGCTGCAGCCCAACCATCCCACCGACGACCCTCGCGGCATCGCCGCGGCGGTGCTCGACGGGCTGCTGCTGGGGTGCGGAGACGCGGTGATCGGGATCAACCCGGCCACCGACTCACCACAGGCCACCGCCGACCTGCTCCACCTGCTCGACTCGATCCGCACCCGCTACGACATCCCGGCCCAGTCCTGCGTGCTGTCGCACATCACCACCACGCTCGGGCTGGTGGAGGCGGGAGCACCGGTGGATCTGGTGTTCCAGTCCATCGCAGGCACCGAAGGCGCCAACGCCGCGTTCGGGGTGAACCTCCAGCTGTTGCGCGAGGGCAACGAAGCCGTACGCAGCCTCGACCGCGGCACCGTCGGCGACAACGTCATGTACCTGGAGACCGGGCAGGGTTCCGCACTCAGCTCGGGAGCCCACCTCGGTGTCGGCGGCGCACCGGTGGACCAGCAGACCCTCGAGACCCGCGCCTATGCCGTGGCCCGCGACCTGCGGCCGCTGCTGATCAACACCGTCGTCGGGTTCATCGGCCCGGAATACCTCTACGACGGCAAGCAGATCATCCGGGCCGGCCTGGAGGACCACTTCTGCGGCAAGCTGCTCGGCCTGCCGATGGGCGTGGACGTCTGCTACACCAACCACGCCGAGGCCGACCAGAACGACATGGACAGCCTGCTGACGCTGCTGGCCGCGGCGCGGGTCCCGTTCGTCATCGCCGTCCCCGGAGCCGACGACGTGATGCTCGGCTACCAGAGCCTCTCGTTCCACGACGTGCTGACCACCCGCCGCACGCTCGGCGTACGACCTGCCCCCGAGTTCGATGCCTGGCTTCGCAGGGTCGGCATCGTCGACGACGCCGGCAGGCTCGCCCCCTTCGACCCGGAGAGCTCGCCACTACGGTCGCTGGCCTCGGCGGTGGCGCCATGA
- the eutC gene encoding ethanolamine ammonia-lyase subunit EutC, with protein sequence MNSKNPVGQDFWDELRRTTQARIGLGRAGTALPTERVLELAGAHAAARDAVHIPLGVERLAAQVREIGIGEPVLATSRATSREEYLRRPDLGRQPAPDTDIPESGADIGLVLADGLSPTALDRHGAALLAELVTRLRDRYTLAPPVIATQARVGLGDHLGVAARVRTLLVIIGERPGLSVSDSLGIYLTHLPRPGRTDADRNCISNIHPPDGLGYARAAQVAASLVDGARALGRSGVDLKDTSRTETLGPPTGSAPGTPPAHSPRMS encoded by the coding sequence ATGAACTCGAAGAACCCCGTGGGCCAGGACTTCTGGGACGAGCTACGCAGGACCACCCAGGCCCGGATCGGACTGGGCAGGGCCGGCACCGCGCTGCCCACCGAGCGGGTGCTCGAGCTGGCGGGCGCGCACGCCGCGGCGCGCGATGCCGTCCACATCCCGCTGGGCGTCGAGCGCCTGGCCGCGCAGGTCCGCGAGATCGGGATCGGCGAGCCGGTGCTGGCCACGAGCCGCGCCACCTCGCGCGAGGAGTACCTGCGCCGACCGGACCTCGGACGGCAACCGGCGCCCGACACCGACATCCCCGAGTCCGGCGCCGACATCGGCCTCGTCCTCGCCGACGGGCTCTCGCCGACCGCGCTCGACCGCCATGGAGCAGCCCTGCTCGCCGAGCTGGTGACCCGGCTGCGCGACCGCTACACGCTGGCGCCGCCCGTCATCGCGACGCAGGCGAGGGTGGGGCTGGGCGACCATCTCGGCGTGGCGGCCCGGGTACGCACGTTGCTCGTGATCATCGGAGAACGGCCCGGCCTGAGCGTCTCCGACAGCCTCGGCATCTACCTCACGCACCTGCCCCGGCCCGGTCGCACGGACGCCGACCGCAACTGCATCTCCAACATCCACCCGCCCGACGGGCTCGGGTACGCCAGGGCCGCTCAGGTGGCAGCGAGCCTCGTCGACGGCGCCCGCGCGCTGGGACGCTCGGGGGTCGACCTGAAGGACACCTCCCGAACCGAGACGCTCGGGCCGCCTACCGGGTCAGCGCCCGGCACACCGCCGGCGCACAGCCCTCGTATGAGTTGA